The following DNA comes from Mycobacterium sp. MS1601.
CCGCCGTGGTGGCGGCCTACAGCACCGCCCACGGCGCGTTGATCGGCACACCAGTCACGGTGCCCGGCCCGCGCAAAGGTCCGCTGCAGGTCAGTGCCGATGGCACGCGCCTGGTGCAGCCGGTCTCGCTGCGGGATCCCTCGACCGGTGAATGGATCAGTGCGCTGGTGGTGATCAACTCCCACACCGCGGCGCCCGTGGTGGTGTGAAATCCGTTCTGGAATTCTGTCGGATCTGTGTGGCGCTGTTCGTCGGTCAGGTAGAGAGTTCAACATGAGGTTGCGCTCCTAACTCGAGGACGGATGACCATGCACTATCTGGCGATTCTGCGGGGCCCCGAGCCCACCGGTGAGTACGACGCCGCCGCTGAGGAGGCGATCATGGCGGAGTACACCGACTTCAACACTCGCGCCGGTCACGCCATCCGGAGCGGCGATGCGCTGTGCCCGGCGGCTGACGCGGTGCGCATCTCAGGTGGAGTGGTGACCGACGGGCCCTTCGCCGAGGGCGCCGAAATAGCGGGCGGCTACTACGTTTTCGAAGCAGACAATCTGGACGACGCACTGCAGTTGGCCCGCCACATCCCGGCGCGCAAGGCAGGCGGTGTCGAGGTGTGGCCGATGGTCGGCTGGGAAGCACCGGAAGGGCCGCTGGGCGCTGACTGGTTCGCGCTGCTACTGGAGCCGCCCGGAGCGGATTTTCCCGATCCGGGCACACCGGAATGGAATGCCGATGTCGCCCAGCACGAGGCGTTCGGGAGGAAATACGGTGAGCACATCCTCGGCGGCGCGGCCCTGCACCCTCCGTCAACGGCCACCACGGTGAAGGTCCGCGACGGTGACGCCATCTTCACCGACGGACCGTACGCCGAAGGCGCCGAGGTGGCCGGCGGCTTCTATCTGCTGCGGGCCGCCGACAAAACCGAGGCCGTCGAGATCGCTGCAAAGATCCCAGTCTCGGTGGTGGAGTTGCGTCAGTTGGCCAACATCTCTGCTGTGTAACTCTTCATGACGGACCTGGACGGCGTCTTCCGGCGCGAGTGGGGTTCTACCGTGGCCGCGCTGGCGCGCTGGTGCGGCGATCTCACCATCGCCGAGGACGCCGTCCAGGAGGCATGCACTGAGGCCTTGAACATTTGGTCACGTGACGGTGCGCCCGACAGCCCGGGCGCCTGGCTGTTGACGGTGGCACGCAACCGCGCGCGAGATCGGCTTCGGCGCGAATCTGCGCGCCCGGGCAAGGAATTGACTGCGGCAAGGGATGAGGTGTTGGCCCGGATAGACAGCACCGACCCGCATCCCGTGCGCGACGACGAGCTGCGAATGATGTTCACCTGCGCGCATCCCGCATTGGAGCGCACTTCTCAGCTCGCGTTGACCCTGCGGTTGGTCGCGGGGTTGACCGTCGCCGAGATCGCCAGGGCGTTGCTGCAGAGCGAGGCAGCCGTAGCGCAGCGAATAACCCGGGCCAAGAACAAGATTCGCACTGCCAACATTCCGCTACGGGTGCCGCCCGCCGAACTGCTGCCCGAGCGGGTTCCGCATGTGCTGTCGTGTGTGTACTCGGTGTTCACCGAGGGCTACTGGTCCACGGCCGGACCGTCTGCGGTGCGGGACGAGCTGTGCGACGAAGGGGTGCGGCTCTCCGGTGAACTGTGCACGTTGATGCCCGGTGACCGGGATTGTCGTGCGTTGGCAGCGCTTGTGCTGCTGCATGATTCACGACGCTCGACGCGGGTCGATGCTTGCGGTGCGTTGGTACCGCTGGATGAGCAGGACCGCCGGCGCTGGGACGTGACCAAGATCGCGCACGGCCTGGATAGGCTGAGAACGGCCGCCGGCGCAGGCGGGCCATATCTCCCCCAGGCCGTCATCGCCGCCGTCCACGCGTCGGCCCCCAGTTGGGAACGGACGGACTGGGGCACCATCTGTGCGGCCTATGACCGGTTGGCGGCCATGACGGACTCACCGGTGGTGCGCGCCAACCGTGCACTGGCAGTGGGTTTTCGCGACGGTCCCGACGCCGGGCTGGCAGCGTTGGAGCGGGTGGCCCACGACCCACGCCTGGTCCGGTCAAACCTGGTGGCCACGGTGCGGGCCGATCTGTTACGCCGGGCCGAGCGCTTTCCCGAAGCGGCAGACAGCTATCGAGTGGCGTTGGAGCTCAATGGCTCCGAGCCGGGCAGGCAGTTCCTGCGGCGGCGTATCGAGGAGTGCGACGCTCAGTATGCGCCGGAGCTGGTGAAGACGGCGCGGACCGTCTTCACCGCGATCACCATGTCGGAAATCATGGTCCAGTTCTCGACGTAGAACATGTCGAGGCGTACCGAGTCCTCCCAGGAGAGGTCGGAGCGGCCGCTGACCTGCCATAGGCCGGTGATGCCGGGCTTGACCAGCAGGCGCTTGCGCACGTGATCGTCGTACGTCTTGACCTCGTTGGCCAGCGGCGGTCGCGGCCCGACGACGCTCATATCGCGCTTGAGAACGTTGATGAACTGGGGCAGCTCGTCGATGCTGAACTTCCGCAGGAACTTTCCGACCGGGGTGACGCGAGGGTCTTCCTTGATCTTGAAGAGCACCCCGCCGTCGCTCTCGTTCTGCGACGCGAGCTGGCTGACCATTCTGTCTGCGCCCTGCACCATGGTGCGGAACTTGATCATCTCGAACGGGGTGCCGTCGATGCCGATGCGCTCGGAGCGGTAGAACACCGGGCCCTTGCTGGTCAGCTTGATGGCAAGCGCCACAACAAGGAGGATGGGCGCCGCCGCCAACAGCACCATGCTGGAGAACACGACGTCGAAGAGGCGCTTCTCAAATCGCTTGGCGCCGTGGTACTGAGGCTTCTCCACATGGATCAGCGGAAGGCCTGCCACCGGACGCATCTGCAGGCGCGGCACTGCGACGTCCACCACTCCCGGCGACACGAGCAGGTCGATGTTGTGCTTCTCGAGCTCCCATGACAGGTCGCGGATACCGCGTCCGTCGAGTCGCTCGGTGGCCGTCACGGCCACGGCTTGGCAGTTGGTGGCGGCCACGGCGGCAGCGATGTTGGACTCGTCGCCGAATGCGCGGATGGTGCCGACACCGGGGACGTCGATCAGCGTGCGCTTCTCTTCACCGGAGACACAGGCACCGACCACGCGGTACTCCGACCATGGTTCACGTGCCAAAGCCTGGGTGAAGTCGCGCACCGCGGGCGCATTGCCGACCACCAGGACGCGGGTGAGGCACTCACCATGTGCGCGCGCCTTGACAACTTGGCGGCGGGCCAGCCAGCGGAACAGCGTGAGAATGGCGATGCCGGCGGGTAGCGCGATCATCAGGTAACCGCGGGCGATCTCGAGCTTGAAGAGCATCGAGACGACGGCGACGAATCCGAACGTCGACAGCGTGGCCAGGACAACTCGACGGTATTCCTCAGCGCCGGAGCCGATAACCCGCGGCGAGCGCGACCGGTTGATCGACAGCGCCACCAGCCAGCCGAGCGTGATGACAATCGAAACAGCGGTGTAGTTCGAATAGTGGAGCGCCTCATCGGCGTTGGGGAGTTCGCCAAATCGGAGCCACTGCGCGAGCGCAATCGCAAAGACAACTCCGAAAACGTCCACAATGATCAGGCGGCGGCTGTAATCCCGCTGCCAATCTGAGTATTTCTTGCTCCCAGGGGACAGCAACGTCCTGAGTTGCGAGTTTGCTGCCGCACCCAATCGATCATCCACCGCAGTCATCTGTCCCCCACCAAGTTAGCCCCTTGGGCTGCAACTTTAGCCCACCTTTTGCCGTTTTCTCAAGGCGAGCACAGTGTTCGCTCAGGAAACTTAGCACGCAGCTCGTCCCGACTTCCCCGCAGCCGAGCAAAATTCACCCCCGCGTAACTTTGCAGGGCCGCAGTTCAGATAAGGCGTCAACCGTCATAGAAGGCATGGATGAATAAGTAACACCATACTGACCCACGACAGGCTCAGTCTCGATGCCCACTCAGCCATCAGCCGTGGCGCCCCGGACTCAGAGGATCGCAGAGCTCAATTACCGGCGCAAGAAGCCGCGCGATCGTGTTGCCGACCTCAGCGAATACTTCAGGCCCTTGATTGATTGGGTCTGGAACATCCTCAGCCGCGCCAGCCTTAAGGAGGGGGCGGAGGCGGGAAAAGTCCGCCACGCTACCCACCCCTTCGAGCGATGCAAGCTGCGCCGCCTCCGAAAGCGTATACGTGCTGCGAAGGAGACGCGGTGCAAGCGACAGCACCTTGTCACGATGATCTCGGGTCATAGTCAAAATGAGATCAGCCTGCGCAGCGATCTTGGGCGTCAACTGTCGAGCGCTGAAGTTTGTTGCGTCGCCGCCCAGCCCCTCCAGGACAAGAGCAGCTTGATCATGAATTGGATGCGCAATGACTGCACGAGTACCTGCACTCGACGTCACGAGATCCGGAATCTGACGTTCCGCTCCGTACGCTGCAGCAAGTCGTTCGCCGATCGGTGACCGGCAGATGTTTCCGGTGCAAACGAACAATAGGTGCAGGGCGGGCCCCTTTCACTCTGCGCAATTTGCGCTCGGCCAACCTTAGTTCACCCGACAGACCGCGAGGCCCGCTCGGCAGTAGAGCGAGACCATACGCGCAGCGACCGGCTACATCACACACCACGAGTAGCGCAGACGGCAGGACTAGTAGATGCTGGTCCGGTTGCGAAACCGCCACGACAAGCAGCGCAAGCAAGCTCGGGGTGCCCTAATATAGGTGCTCACGACCAATCTGGGGGACATGAAATGAGTTGCCGCATAGCGGTTTTCGGTACCGGATATCTTGGAGCCACGCACGCAGCCTGCATGGCTCAACTCGGTCACGAGGTCATTGGTGTCGACATAGATGAAGCCAAGCTCGCGAAACTCAGCGCGGGCGAAGTACCTTTTTACGAGCCTGGCCTAGACGAAGTCCTCAGAGCAAGCGTCGACTCTGGTCACCTTCGCTTCACCTCGTCGTACGAAGAGGCCGCTGAGTTCGCGGATGTACACTTCATCGGCGTAGCTACACCTCAGAAACGCGGAGAATTCGCGGCAGACGTCACATATGTGGACTCCGTTGCTACCAAACTCGCGCCCTTGTTAACTAAGCCGTCGGTCATCTTTGGAAAATCTACGGTTCCGGTCGGAACCGCGGCACGAGTGAGTTCGCTCGTCCAGCGCCTAGCCCCTGTGGGCGACGCGGCCGAAGTAGCTTGGAACCCGGAATTCTTGCGCGAGGGCTTCGCGGTACAAGACACGCTCCATCCGGACCGGATTGTGCTGGGCGTCGACACTAAGCGCAGTGGTCGCGCTGAGGAAGTGGCCAGAGAAGTCTATTCGAGCATTCTCGAGGAAGGTGTGCCGTTCCTCGTTACAGACCGTGAAACCGCAGAATTGGTCAAAACGGCAGCGAATGCATTCCTCGCCACAAAGATTTCGTTCATTAATGCTATGGCCGAGGTCTGCGAAGCGGCAGGTGCCGACGTGACGGAGTTGGCAGACGCAATCGGGCACGATGCACGAATTGGCAGACGTTTCCTTAACGCAGGCATCGGGTTTGGCGGCGGCTGTTTACCAAAGGACATCCGCGCGTTTATGGCGCGAGCGGGTGAACTGGGCGCCAATCAAGCGCTCACCTTCCTGCGCGAGGTCGACAGTATCAACATGAGACGTCGAGCCAAACTGATGGAGATGGCAAGGGAGATGGCCGGCGGATCCCTGATAGGAACCCGCGTGGCAGTCTTAGGCGCGGCGTTCAAGCCTGACTCTGACGATATCCGAGATTCCCCAGCATTGAATATTGCGGGCCAGATACAACTCCAAGGCGCGTCAGTCTCCGTCTACGACCCCAAGGCAATCGATAACTCCCGCAGAATGTTCCCCACCCTCGAGTACGCAAGTGACGTGTATGAAGCCTGCAGGGGCGCCGACGTCACACTAGTGCTGACCGAGTGGGATGAGTTCCGCAAACTTCAACCCGAACAGCTGGATCACATCGTCCGATTCAAGCGCATTATTGACGGACGAAACTGCTTAGACCAGCTGAAGTGGCGTAGCTCCGGCTGGGAGTACAAGGGCATGGGCAGACGGTAGCTCGACACTCAGCATCAAGTTTGCTGCCGACCGCAGCGGTGGGCGGCCGATGATCGAGAGCGGTATACTTCCGCAGATCGTTACGTCGAATCACGGAATGATCGAGCGTGAAAAATCAGCAGCGAAGGGGTGGCGTTGACTCTCCAGGATTTTGTCAAGATGTTGCGCGCCCGGTGGCTTACTGTTTGCGCGACGACCGTTCTAGCGGTGTTTGGGGCCGTCGTGATCTCGTTGCTCACTACACCGATGTATCAGGCTTCGACCAGACTGTTCGTGTCGACTGCGGCAGGCGCGTCGGTGTCAGAGATGTACCAGGGGAACAGACTTTCTCAGGAACGTGTCGTGTCGTACACCGAGCTAGTCAAGGGCACAACACTTGCACAGCGGACTATCGACAAGCTCGGCCTCGACATGTCGCCTGGGCAGCTGGTCGCTAACATCACGACGAGCGCGAGACCAGACACAGTGCTTATCTCGGTGTCGGTACTCGACGAATCACCAGTCCGCGCCCGAGACATCGCAAATACATTGTCCGATGAATTTGTCGTCATGGTCCGGGAACTCGAGACACCTGAAGATGGAACAGCTCCGAACGCCCGCGTCGTAGTCGAGCAACGAGCTTCGATACCCAGCAGCCCGGTCATTCCCAAAACTACAAATAATCTCCTCATGGGCTTCGGATTGGGCTTGGTACTCGGCATCGGCGTGGCCGTCATCCGTGAACTGCTTGATAACACAGTCAAAACCCGAGAAGCACTGGAGGAAATCACCGGCGTTGGTGTAGTCGGTCAAGTTCCGCTTGACAGGGATCGTCGTAAGCAAGCCGCGATATCGTTCGACTTCGACAACTCAGCAATTGCGGAAGCATTCCGAAAACTCCGCACCAACTTGCAGTTTATTTCGGTCGACAATCCTCCTCGCGTGATTGTAGTGACAAGTTCGACGCCGGCCGAAGGAAAGTCCACCACTGCCATAAACATTGCGTTGGCGCTGGCAGAGGCTGACCATAATGTACTGCTTGTCGATGGAGATATGAGGAAGCCCACCCTCCATAAGTATCTGGACCTAGTTCAGCCGGTCGGTTTCAGCACCGTTTTAAGCGGTCAGGCTTCTCTAGAAGACGCAGCTCAGAAGACGCGCTTCTCGGGCCTGACAGTCGTGACCTCGGGCGGAATTCCACCAAACCCCAGTGAACTTCTGGGCTCGCAGTCAGCGAAAAAGCTCTTGGCTGAAATGCGCAACTTATACGATTACGTCATTATCGACACAACACCACTTCTCGCCGTAACCGATGCTGCAATCCTCGCCGCTGGCGCAGATGGTGCTCTCATTATGACCCGATTTGGCCAGACCAAGCGAGACCAGTTGACACACGCGATTAAGAATCTCGACGACGTTGGCGCTCCACTGCTGGGGGCAGTGTTCACCATGATGCCAACACGTGGAAGTAATACTTACAACTACAGCTACTACGGCGAAGAAGGGCGCACAGCCACTACACAGAGGCCATCGAAGGCCCCCGGCAGTAGCGATGACTAAGTCCAAGGGCGAGTGTCGGCCCCGACGAGCCACTGTGATACGCAATCAGATCGTGGAGCCCACAACGATGGCGTGCTTCCACTGGATGACTCAGGCTGACCTGTTCCCGTACTGCTGATATCTCGTTGTGGGGGTCGAGGGCAGAGTGATCGGCAAAGGCTCACCTGCGCCCGGTCAACACTTACCGTTGGTACGTCGGCGAGTTGCCGAGCGACCCGCGACTGGACGAATCCGTGGCGGCCATCGGAGCTGAGACTGGAATCGGCGCGGTGCCGTTGTTCTGGTCGAAACTCCAAGCGCTTATCGCCGCCCAATTCGTCGGCGATGTTCCGAGCGCAAGGCCGACGAGCTGTCAGCTGTAACCAAACGCATCGCCCGATTAGATGCCGAACTCACGTTAACCCGCGTGACGCACGCGAACTGTTCGACGAAGAAGCGGCAGTGCCCCCGAAACTCCGACGAAGGATCGCCGAGAGCTAATGGCGAGAACAGCCCGCTCGATCTGCTTGCCGGATAAGGGAATTAGCTCGATTGTTTCCTGCACAACCGTCGAAGCTGACCCGGCCCCGATCGCGAAGTTCCGAACGCTGACTGTCGCCGACACGATCACCGAGATCCACCAACGATCGAGCGGCATGGACGCAAGCGAGTCCGCCATACCATGTGTGCAACTACGAAATGGACGTCTAATACATCCCGTTCGTTCGATTATGCAGCCACACGGCATGTACGAGCTGCTGCATCCCAGGCGGAAACCAGCCTGATTGGTGTTGATACGTCCGTCCATCTGATTCATCAGAATCCAGTACCACCAAGGACGACGATCATGGCGCACGGATCTCACCGAGCATCCCGCACGTGCCTGCATGCTGTGTTTGCGAACTACCTCTCCCGCATCTCCGTGGCCCTCACGTTCGCCACCACTGCGGGCATGACGGTGGTCCACAACGCGGTCAACATCGCGGTCGGTCGGCAGACCCGTCGAAGGCGTAGTGGCGCAACGCTTCTGAACGCGGATCATGTAGCTCAGT
Coding sequences within:
- a CDS encoding YciI family protein, with amino-acid sequence MTMHYLAILRGPEPTGEYDAAAEEAIMAEYTDFNTRAGHAIRSGDALCPAADAVRISGGVVTDGPFAEGAEIAGGYYVFEADNLDDALQLARHIPARKAGGVEVWPMVGWEAPEGPLGADWFALLLEPPGADFPDPGTPEWNADVAQHEAFGRKYGEHILGGAALHPPSTATTVKVRDGDAIFTDGPYAEGAEVAGGFYLLRAADKTEAVEIAAKIPVSVVELRQLANISAV
- a CDS encoding RNA polymerase sigma factor — translated: MTDLDGVFRREWGSTVAALARWCGDLTIAEDAVQEACTEALNIWSRDGAPDSPGAWLLTVARNRARDRLRRESARPGKELTAARDEVLARIDSTDPHPVRDDELRMMFTCAHPALERTSQLALTLRLVAGLTVAEIARALLQSEAAVAQRITRAKNKIRTANIPLRVPPAELLPERVPHVLSCVYSVFTEGYWSTAGPSAVRDELCDEGVRLSGELCTLMPGDRDCRALAALVLLHDSRRSTRVDACGALVPLDEQDRRRWDVTKIAHGLDRLRTAAGAGGPYLPQAVIAAVHASAPSWERTDWGTICAAYDRLAAMTDSPVVRANRALAVGFRDGPDAGLAALERVAHDPRLVRSNLVATVRADLLRRAERFPEAADSYRVALELNGSEPGRQFLRRRIEECDAQYAPELVKTARTVFTAITMSEIMVQFST
- a CDS encoding sugar transferase, whose translation is MTAVDDRLGAAANSQLRTLLSPGSKKYSDWQRDYSRRLIIVDVFGVVFAIALAQWLRFGELPNADEALHYSNYTAVSIVITLGWLVALSINRSRSPRVIGSGAEEYRRVVLATLSTFGFVAVVSMLFKLEIARGYLMIALPAGIAILTLFRWLARRQVVKARAHGECLTRVLVVGNAPAVRDFTQALAREPWSEYRVVGACVSGEEKRTLIDVPGVGTIRAFGDESNIAAAVAATNCQAVAVTATERLDGRGIRDLSWELEKHNIDLLVSPGVVDVAVPRLQMRPVAGLPLIHVEKPQYHGAKRFEKRLFDVVFSSMVLLAAAPILLVVALAIKLTSKGPVFYRSERIGIDGTPFEMIKFRTMVQGADRMVSQLASQNESDGGVLFKIKEDPRVTPVGKFLRKFSIDELPQFINVLKRDMSVVGPRPPLANEVKTYDDHVRKRLLVKPGITGLWQVSGRSDLSWEDSVRLDMFYVENWTMISDMVIAVKTVRAVFTSSGAY
- a CDS encoding arsenate reductase/protein-tyrosine-phosphatase family protein, whose amino-acid sequence is MHLLFVCTGNICRSPIGERLAAAYGAERQIPDLVTSSAGTRAVIAHPIHDQAALVLEGLGGDATNFSARQLTPKIAAQADLILTMTRDHRDKVLSLAPRLLRSTYTLSEAAQLASLEGVGSVADFSRLRPLLKAGAAEDVPDPINQGPEVFAEVGNTIARLLAPVIELCDPLSPGRHG
- a CDS encoding UDP-glucose dehydrogenase family protein yields the protein MSCRIAVFGTGYLGATHAACMAQLGHEVIGVDIDEAKLAKLSAGEVPFYEPGLDEVLRASVDSGHLRFTSSYEEAAEFADVHFIGVATPQKRGEFAADVTYVDSVATKLAPLLTKPSVIFGKSTVPVGTAARVSSLVQRLAPVGDAAEVAWNPEFLREGFAVQDTLHPDRIVLGVDTKRSGRAEEVAREVYSSILEEGVPFLVTDRETAELVKTAANAFLATKISFINAMAEVCEAAGADVTELADAIGHDARIGRRFLNAGIGFGGGCLPKDIRAFMARAGELGANQALTFLREVDSINMRRRAKLMEMAREMAGGSLIGTRVAVLGAAFKPDSDDIRDSPALNIAGQIQLQGASVSVYDPKAIDNSRRMFPTLEYASDVYEACRGADVTLVLTEWDEFRKLQPEQLDHIVRFKRIIDGRNCLDQLKWRSSGWEYKGMGRR
- a CDS encoding polysaccharide biosynthesis tyrosine autokinase; its protein translation is MTLQDFVKMLRARWLTVCATTVLAVFGAVVISLLTTPMYQASTRLFVSTAAGASVSEMYQGNRLSQERVVSYTELVKGTTLAQRTIDKLGLDMSPGQLVANITTSARPDTVLISVSVLDESPVRARDIANTLSDEFVVMVRELETPEDGTAPNARVVVEQRASIPSSPVIPKTTNNLLMGFGLGLVLGIGVAVIRELLDNTVKTREALEEITGVGVVGQVPLDRDRRKQAAISFDFDNSAIAEAFRKLRTNLQFISVDNPPRVIVVTSSTPAEGKSTTAINIALALAEADHNVLLVDGDMRKPTLHKYLDLVQPVGFSTVLSGQASLEDAAQKTRFSGLTVVTSGGIPPNPSELLGSQSAKKLLAEMRNLYDYVIIDTTPLLAVTDAAILAAGADGALIMTRFGQTKRDQLTHAIKNLDDVGAPLLGAVFTMMPTRGSNTYNYSYYGEEGRTATTQRPSKAPGSSDD